A window of Massilia sp. NR 4-1 genomic DNA:
TGGGCTTCGGCTACTGCACTCATGGGTTACTCCTACAAAAATCGTTAGCCAATTATAGTCTGTTGCGGCCCGGCCTGCTGCGCCGGACCACATTTCCGCAACTTCCCTCAAGAATCTGCGGCCTCTAAGCCTCACTTCAAGGCATCAGGGCAATCGTCTGCAAGCCCAGACCTTCTTCCAGGCCGAACATCAGGTTCATGCACTGCACGGCCTGGCCCGATGCGCCCTTGACCAGGTTGTCCTGAACAACCAGGATGATCACGGTGTCACCGTGGCGGTGCAGCGCCAAGCGCAGCACATTGGCGCCGCGCGTGCTGCGCGTTTCCGGGTGCGCACCGAAGGGCAGCACGTCGACGAACGGCTGGCCGCGGTAGGCGTCTTCGAACAGTTGCTGCAATTCTTCATTGCTGACCTCGCGCGTCAGGCGCGCGTACAGGGTCGAGTGCATGCCGCGGATCATCGGCACCAGGTGGGGCGTGAAGATCAGGCCGACCTGTTGCTCGGTGTAGCGCTGCAACTGGGCCGCCGTTTCCGGCGTGTGGCGGTGGCCGCCCACGCCATAGGCCTTGAAGTTGTCCGAGGATTCCGAGAACAGGATGCCGATTTCGGCCTTGCGGCCGGCGCCCGAGACGCCCGATTTGCAGTCGGCGATCAGGTGGCTGGCATCGATCCAGCCGGCTTTCAGCAGGGGCACGAAGCCCAGCTGCATGGTGGTCGGGTAGCAGCCGGGATTGGCGATCAGCTGGGCGGCGGCGATGGCGTCGCGGTTCAGCTCGGGCAGGCCGTAGACCGCCTGCTCCAGCAGCGCCGGCGCGGTGTGCTCGATCTTGTAGGTGCTTTCGAACACGGCGCGGTCCTTGATGCGGAAATCGGCCGCCAGGTCGATCACCTTGACGCCGGCCGCCAGCAGGGCCGGCGCCTGGGCCATGGCCACGCCGTGCGGGGTGGCGAAGAACACCACGTCGCACTGGCTCAGGTCGGCCTTGTCCGGCGCCGAGAACGCCAGGTTGACGCGGCCGCGCAGGGAGGGATACAGATCGGCCACCGGCAAACCGTCTTCCTTGCGCGAGGTGATCGCGGTCAGTTCGACTTCGGGGTGGAGGGCCAACAATCGCAGCAGTTCCACTCCGGTGTAACCGGTGCCGCCGACGATGCCAACTTTGATCATGTTCTATCCTTGCATAGTAAAAAGGGAGGGAAATGCGATTGTATCAGGCCGTGCCAGGAGCCGTTTACCTTAGCCCAAAAGCAAAAAAGCCGCAGGCAGGGCCTGCGGCTTTTCGGGCAGCGCCCGGCGCAAGCCGGACGCGGCGGAAGCAAATTAACGCTTCGAGAATTGTTTTGCGCGACGTGCTTTGCGCAGACCAACTTTTTTACGTTCGACTTCACGCGCATCGCGGGTGACGAAGCCGGCGCGGGCCAGATCGCCCTTCAGGCCTGCATCGTAGTCGATCAGGGCGCGGGTGATGCCGTGGCGCACTGCACCTGCCTGGCCGGACTCGCCGCCGCCGTGCACGTTGACTTTGATGTCGAAACGCTCGACGTTGCCGGTCAGTTCCAGCGGCTGACGGATCACCATCAGGCCGGTTTCACGGGAGAAGTATTCCGCGGCTGGCTTGCCGTTCACGATGATCTGGCCGGTGCCGACCTTGATGAACACGCGAGCCACTGCACTCTTGCGACGGCCGGTGCCGTAGTTGTAGTTACCGATCATGTCAGTTCCTTAGAATTCGAGTGCTTTAGGTTGCTGGGCAGCGTGCGGGTGCGAACCTTCGGCGTACACTTTCAGCTTCTTGATCATTGCGTAGCCCAGTGGGCCTTTTGGCAGCATGCCTTTGACGGCTTTTTCCAGAGCACGGCCTGGGAAACGCTGTTGCATTTTCAGGAAGTTGGTCTCGTAGATGCCGCCTGGATAGCCCGAGTGACGGTAGTAGGTCTTCTCGGTGGCTTTGGTGCCGGTCACGCGCAGTTTGCCTGCGTTCACGACAACGATGAAGTCGCCGGTGTCAACGTGAGGAGTAAATTCTGGCTTATGCTTGCCGCGCAGTCGGCGTGCCACTTCGCTGGCAACACGTCCGAGGACTTTGTCCGTCGCGTCAATCACGAACCAGTCGCGCTGGACTTCATGGCCCTTAGCGGAAAAAGTTTTCATGTTTGACTTCCTAATTGAAGATTTGTATCACGCTCAAATGGTGGTTCCGCCCTCTGATGCAGCGGACGCAGCCTTCTTGTTTGCTTTTCCTGAGCGAACGGAAAGCCCACGATTCTAGCGGAAGTGGGCCTGCCAGGTCAAGCCCGCTGTGCCGATGCGACAGCGGCGCCGTCAGCTGTTGCCTTGGAGACATTGCCGGGCGTATATTGCCCTTACTCTTGCTTAAAAGGAAAGGCGCCGCCGTGCCCACTCTGTCCCTCCGCGCCATCCTGGCCGCCCTGGCGCTGGCCCTGCCGGGCGCCGCGCCGGCCGCGCCGCCAGCCGCCGCCGCCGGCCACTCCTGCCACCTGCCGGGCGCCGAGGAAGCGCTGCGCTGCCTGCGCCTCGAGGTGCCGCTCGACCACGCGCAGGCGGCCGGGTCGCGCCTGCGCCTGCACGTGACGATCGCCCCGGCGCTGCGCGAGACGGCCCTGCGCGACCCGCTGTTCATCCTGGCCGGCGGCCCCGGCGAAGCGGGCAGCGAGGTGCTGCCGATGCTGGCCAGCGCCTTCCGCAAGGTGCGCGCCACGCGCGACGTGGTGCTGATCGACCAGCGCGGCAGCGGCCTGTCCGGCAAGCTCGAATGCAAGAGCGGCCCCGAGGACGACAACCTGGGCGACGCCGCCGCGCTGGCCAGCGCGCGCGCCTGCCTGCAGCGCCTGGCCGCGCCCTATGCCCACTACGGCACCGACGCCGCGGCGCAGGACATCGAGGCCGTGCGGCGCGCCCTCGGCTATGCCCAGATCAATCTGTGGGGCGGCTCCTACGGCACGCGCCTGGCCCAGCATTATGCGCGGCGCTATCCGGCCCAGGTGCGCAGCCTGATCCTCGACGGCGTCGCCGCGCCCGGGCAGATCATCCCGGCCGGCGGGCGCGATGCCCAGGCCGCGCTCGACACCCTGTTCCGCCAGTGCGCGGCCGATGCCGGCTGCGCCAAGGCCTTCCCCGAGCTGCCGCGCCAGTTCGCCAGCCTGCGCGCACGCCTGGCCCAGGCCCCGCTGCAACTTGAATTGCCCGACCCGCGCACGGCCGAGCTGCGCGCGGTCGAGATCAGCAGCGCCCGCTTCCTCGGCACGGTGCACAATATCCTGTATTCGCAGCAGGACAGCCGGCGCCTGCCCTTCCTCATCGACAGCGCCGCGCGCGGCCGCTGGCAGCCGTTCCTGGCGCGCAGCAATGTGGCGCGCGACTTCGCCAGCGATGCCGGCCCGGCCCTCGGCCTGCACCTGGCCGTGGTCTGCGCCGAAGACTATCCGCGCCTGACGCCGGCCGTGCTGGCCGAGGACACGCGCGCCTCCTTCCTCGGCCCGGCCCAGATCGCACGCGCCGGCCAGCTCTGTCCGCTGCTCGGCGTGCCGGCCGTGGCGCCGGCCGCGCCGACGCCGATCGCCGCGCCCGTGCTCATGCTGTCGGGCGCGCTCGACCCGGTGACGCCGCCGCGCCGCGCCGAGGCGGCCGGCCGCCACCTGCAGCGCGCCCAGCACCTCATCGTGCAGAACGGCGGCCACATCGTCTCGCCGCTGGGCTGCGTGCCGCGCCTCCTGCGCGAATTCCTCGACCAGCCCGGCCAGCCGCTGCACGCGGCCTGCCTCCGCGAAATTCCGGCCCCGACCTTCCAGCTCAACAGCGCCGGCCCCCAACCCTGATGCGGAACGCCCATGATTGAAGTCCACGATGTACGCAAGCAGTTCGGCAAGGTGCAGGCCCTGGCCGGCGCCACCTTCAGCGCCGCCGACGGCCAAATCACGGCCCTGCTGGGGCCGAACGGGGCCGGCAAGACCACCTTGCTGCGCACCCTGGTCGGCCTGCTCAAGCGCGACCACGGCCGCATCGCCATCGACGGCGTCGACCCGGCCGTCGACCCGATGCGGGTGCGCCGCAATATCGGCGTGCTGACCGACCAGTTCGGCCTGTACGACCGCCTGTCCACGCGCGAATACCTGAGCTATTTCGGCGAACTGAACGGCATGGCGCGCGCCGCCATCGACCAGCGCATCGCCGAAGTCAGCGAACTGCTCGCGCTCGACGATATCCTGGAGCGCCGCGCCAAAGGCTTTTCCCAGGGCCAGCGCATCAAGGTGGCCTTGGCACGCACGCTCCTGCACCGCCCGCGCCACCTGCTGCTCGACGAACCGAGCCGCGGCCTCGACGTGATGAGCACGCGCGCCCTGCGCCGCGCCCTCGCCGCCCTCAAGGCCGATGGCTGCTGCGTGATCATGGCCACCCATGTGATGCAGGAAGTGATCCATTCCTGCGACGACGTGATCGTCATTGCCGGCGGCGCCACCGTGGCCCAGGGCACGCCGCAAGCGCTGTGCGCGCGCACCGGCCTGGACAGCCTGGAAGACGCCTTCGTCAGCCTGGTCGGCACCGAAGAGGGGATTGAATTATGAAACCGGCCTGGCTCATCGTCCTGCTCAAGGAACTCAAGGAAACCCTGCGCGACCGCCGCGCGCTCGCGCTGCTGGCCGTCTTCATGCTGATGTACCCGCTGATGGTGGGCGCCATTCTCAACCGCGAGATCGGGCGCGCCACGCGGCCCGAACGCGAAGGCATCGACCTGGTGGTGCTGGGCGCGGCCCAGGCGCCCACGCTCATGGCCCAGCTCGGCCAACGCAATATCAATGTGCAGCGGCGCGACGCCATGCACGAGGATGCCATCGTCGCCCTCTTGCGCGAGCAAAAGGTCACGGCCGTGCTGCGCCTGCACCAGCACTATGCCGAGGATTACCAGGCCATGCGTCCGGCGCGCGCCGAGCTGTGGTACGACTCGGCCTCGGAGAACTCGCGCAAGCATGAGGAGATCGAGGCCGTGCTGCGCGACTACAGCCGCACCATCGCCGGCGCCCGCCTGCTGGCCCACGGCGTCTCGCCGGCCAACCTGAATCCGGTGCTGGTGCAGAAATACGATACCGGCACCAGCGCTTCGCGCTCGGCCAGCACCATCGGCACCATGCTCGGCATCTTCTTTGTGCCGGCCTTTATGTTTTGCATGAGCACGGCCGTCGACAGCACGGCGGGCGAACGCGAACGGCGCTCGCTGGAAGTGCTGCTGGCCCAGCCGGCGCGGCCGGGCGACCTCATCGTCGGCAAATGGCTGGCGGCGGCGCTGCTGTCGATTGTCGGCATCACGCTGGAACTGGCCATCGCGCACGGCATTTTGAAGTGGCTGCCGCTGGAG
This region includes:
- the argC gene encoding N-acetyl-gamma-glutamyl-phosphate reductase, which produces MIKVGIVGGTGYTGVELLRLLALHPEVELTAITSRKEDGLPVADLYPSLRGRVNLAFSAPDKADLSQCDVVFFATPHGVAMAQAPALLAAGVKVIDLAADFRIKDRAVFESTYKIEHTAPALLEQAVYGLPELNRDAIAAAQLIANPGCYPTTMQLGFVPLLKAGWIDASHLIADCKSGVSGAGRKAEIGILFSESSDNFKAYGVGGHRHTPETAAQLQRYTEQQVGLIFTPHLVPMIRGMHSTLYARLTREVSNEELQQLFEDAYRGQPFVDVLPFGAHPETRSTRGANVLRLALHRHGDTVIILVVQDNLVKGASGQAVQCMNLMFGLEEGLGLQTIALMP
- the rpsI gene encoding 30S ribosomal protein S9 yields the protein MIGNYNYGTGRRKSAVARVFIKVGTGQIIVNGKPAAEYFSRETGLMVIRQPLELTGNVERFDIKVNVHGGGESGQAGAVRHGITRALIDYDAGLKGDLARAGFVTRDAREVERKKVGLRKARRAKQFSKR
- a CDS encoding ATP-binding cassette domain-containing protein, with the translated sequence MIEVHDVRKQFGKVQALAGATFSAADGQITALLGPNGAGKTTLLRTLVGLLKRDHGRIAIDGVDPAVDPMRVRRNIGVLTDQFGLYDRLSTREYLSYFGELNGMARAAIDQRIAEVSELLALDDILERRAKGFSQGQRIKVALARTLLHRPRHLLLDEPSRGLDVMSTRALRRALAALKADGCCVIMATHVMQEVIHSCDDVIVIAGGATVAQGTPQALCARTGLDSLEDAFVSLVGTEEGIEL
- the rplM gene encoding 50S ribosomal protein L13 — translated: MKTFSAKGHEVQRDWFVIDATDKVLGRVASEVARRLRGKHKPEFTPHVDTGDFIVVVNAGKLRVTGTKATEKTYYRHSGYPGGIYETNFLKMQQRFPGRALEKAVKGMLPKGPLGYAMIKKLKVYAEGSHPHAAQQPKALEF
- a CDS encoding alpha/beta fold hydrolase, which produces MPTLSLRAILAALALALPGAAPAAPPAAAAGHSCHLPGAEEALRCLRLEVPLDHAQAAGSRLRLHVTIAPALRETALRDPLFILAGGPGEAGSEVLPMLASAFRKVRATRDVVLIDQRGSGLSGKLECKSGPEDDNLGDAAALASARACLQRLAAPYAHYGTDAAAQDIEAVRRALGYAQINLWGGSYGTRLAQHYARRYPAQVRSLILDGVAAPGQIIPAGGRDAQAALDTLFRQCAADAGCAKAFPELPRQFASLRARLAQAPLQLELPDPRTAELRAVEISSARFLGTVHNILYSQQDSRRLPFLIDSAARGRWQPFLARSNVARDFASDAGPALGLHLAVVCAEDYPRLTPAVLAEDTRASFLGPAQIARAGQLCPLLGVPAVAPAAPTPIAAPVLMLSGALDPVTPPRRAEAAGRHLQRAQHLIVQNGGHIVSPLGCVPRLLREFLDQPGQPLHAACLREIPAPTFQLNSAGPQP
- a CDS encoding ABC transporter permease, with the protein product MKPAWLIVLLKELKETLRDRRALALLAVFMLMYPLMVGAILNREIGRATRPEREGIDLVVLGAAQAPTLMAQLGQRNINVQRRDAMHEDAIVALLREQKVTAVLRLHQHYAEDYQAMRPARAELWYDSASENSRKHEEIEAVLRDYSRTIAGARLLAHGVSPANLNPVLVQKYDTGTSASRSASTIGTMLGIFFVPAFMFCMSTAVDSTAGERERRSLEVLLAQPARPGDLIVGKWLAAALLSIVGITLELAIAHGILKWLPLEEIGMSWRLSALDLAAVCLASATLSMFAAAIEIALSINAKSFKEAQSLVSIAMLVPLVPVIVVPMMNLSTTHWMYLVPVLSNQTLLRELAKGQSIGLLPFLLTFFSSLVLALLCLVFTERRMRSERYLMTV